Proteins co-encoded in one Cupriavidus taiwanensis genomic window:
- a CDS encoding LLM class flavin-dependent oxidoreductase, whose amino-acid sequence MRFSLIYEAQTVDASRAGDHKVFDEIMEQVVLAEDMGFDVVWAVEHTALTNYAHMSAPETFLAFVAGRTRRIGIGHGVVCLPPAMNHPVKVAERIATLDILSGGRVHFGVGKGGTQQEAGTFGYDLNSLHPMIDESMYLIPKIMTQEEIEHDGEFIKIPRRPIHPKPRQDPHPLMYLACTNADTLQRAGARGMGALVLGFGGPEDVAKKNEIYRAAWESRKAEDQVGFRPHQHLAALCPTIVLEDGLAARKIGIKGQRYFMESLSYWYAGGERPDPSAWDDEHVTATDAQGKAVINTKFASEKVSVDFSDPSMMMLNPNHAYGTVDDCIGYVQRLIDAGADEILFICQMGTVPQWAQLETIRNIGEYVIPHFRKQGRKLRALA is encoded by the coding sequence ATGCGTTTTTCGTTGATCTATGAAGCCCAGACCGTCGATGCCTCGCGCGCCGGCGACCACAAGGTGTTCGATGAAATCATGGAACAGGTGGTGCTGGCCGAGGACATGGGCTTCGACGTGGTCTGGGCGGTGGAGCACACCGCGCTGACCAACTACGCGCACATGAGCGCGCCGGAAACCTTCCTGGCCTTCGTCGCCGGGCGCACCCGGCGCATCGGCATCGGCCACGGCGTGGTGTGCCTGCCGCCGGCAATGAATCATCCGGTGAAGGTGGCCGAGCGCATCGCCACGCTCGACATCCTGTCCGGCGGCCGCGTGCATTTCGGCGTGGGCAAGGGCGGCACGCAGCAGGAGGCCGGCACCTTCGGCTATGACCTGAACAGCCTGCACCCGATGATCGACGAATCGATGTACCTGATCCCGAAGATCATGACGCAGGAAGAGATCGAGCACGACGGCGAGTTCATCAAGATCCCGCGCCGCCCGATCCATCCCAAGCCGCGCCAGGACCCGCACCCGCTGATGTACCTGGCCTGCACCAATGCCGACACGCTGCAGCGCGCCGGCGCGCGCGGCATGGGCGCGCTGGTGCTCGGCTTCGGCGGACCGGAGGATGTGGCGAAGAAGAACGAAATCTACCGCGCCGCGTGGGAGAGCCGCAAGGCCGAGGACCAGGTGGGCTTCCGCCCGCACCAGCACCTGGCGGCGCTGTGCCCGACCATCGTGCTCGAAGACGGCCTGGCCGCGCGCAAGATCGGCATCAAGGGGCAGCGCTATTTCATGGAGTCGCTGTCGTACTGGTATGCCGGCGGCGAGCGTCCCGATCCGTCGGCGTGGGACGACGAGCATGTCACGGCAACCGATGCGCAGGGCAAGGCGGTGATCAACACGAAGTTTGCGTCGGAGAAGGTGTCAGTGGACTTCAGCGATCCGTCGATGATGATGCTGAACCCGAACCATGCCTATGGCACGGTGGACGACTGCATCGGCTACGTGCAGCGGCTGATTGATGCCGGGGCCGATGAAATCCTGTTCATCTGCCAGATGGGGACGGTGCCGCAGTGGGCGCAGCTTGAGACCATCCGCAATATCGGCGAGTACGTGATACCGCATTTCCGCAAGCAGGGGAGGAAGCTGCGGGCGCTGGCGTGA
- a CDS encoding SDR family oxidoreductase encodes MLLKDKIVIVSGIGPGLGIKLAVEAAREGARAVAIAARTAAKLDEAQARIDELGADCEVLKVVTDITDRAQSRHLAHETLRRFGRIDALVNSAFQHGNFPEPVEAADLDVWRQVFDTNVFGTMTLTQEVAALMKPQGGGAIVMINTQATRKPMPGESGYAASKGALAVAVKYLARELGPHGIRANSIFMGWMWGAPVQGYVRHAAAEQGVSEDAVMAPVTAQIALGRMPSDDDCARAALFLVSDYARAITGASLDANGGDFMP; translated from the coding sequence ATGCTGCTGAAAGACAAGATCGTCATCGTATCCGGCATCGGCCCCGGACTGGGCATCAAGCTCGCTGTAGAAGCGGCGCGCGAGGGCGCCCGCGCCGTGGCGATCGCCGCGCGCACCGCCGCGAAGCTGGACGAGGCGCAGGCCCGCATCGACGAACTGGGCGCGGACTGCGAAGTCCTCAAGGTGGTGACCGACATCACCGACCGCGCCCAGTCGCGCCACCTTGCCCACGAGACCCTGCGCCGCTTTGGCCGCATCGACGCGCTGGTCAACAGCGCCTTCCAGCACGGCAATTTCCCGGAGCCGGTGGAAGCCGCCGACCTGGACGTGTGGCGCCAGGTGTTCGACACCAATGTCTTCGGCACCATGACGCTGACGCAGGAGGTGGCGGCGCTGATGAAGCCCCAAGGCGGCGGCGCCATCGTGATGATCAACACCCAGGCCACGCGCAAGCCGATGCCGGGGGAATCCGGCTACGCGGCGTCCAAGGGCGCGCTGGCGGTGGCGGTCAAGTACCTGGCACGCGAGCTGGGGCCGCATGGCATCCGCGCCAACAGCATCTTCATGGGCTGGATGTGGGGCGCGCCGGTGCAGGGCTATGTGCGCCACGCCGCCGCCGAGCAGGGCGTGAGCGAAGACGCGGTGATGGCGCCGGTGACCGCCCAGATCGCGCTGGGCCGCATGCCGAGCGACGACGACTGCGCGCGCGCTGCGCTGTTTCTCGTGTCAGACTACGCCAGGGCCATCACCGGCGCCTCGCTCGACGCCAATGGCGGCGATTTCATGCCCTGA
- a CDS encoding helix-turn-helix transcriptional regulator produces the protein MLMEVSQSQAAAHLFAQATVSLSEFSALLGNIYQGPMEQVPWGKALEQIRRQLNANYATLILRSPATDRPGLMINASEHGSTLPGETSYNNYYYALDPFIGLPSDRVVTIDEHVGPGMWCKSELYLQFLKDVGIRYILGADLRTDDGVECRFRVCRDHDGPDFSAADKALCTSLLPHLKRAVDLHSRLDVVESERTVYASAIDRMLVGMVILDESGAIIKTNAAADEILGAKDGIRVAKGGLDVEYGQENRKFQRLLRQAMMGHLGTAPALMEAMSITRPSGSARLGVLIRTIPLSEWSEDNRKRPACVVFIRDPERRSQASHEVVRQLFDFTPAETQLALQLANGLTLDEAADELGISKNTARAHLRAIFSKTGVTRQATLVRMLLSSVISLG, from the coding sequence ATGCTGATGGAGGTTAGCCAGAGCCAGGCGGCCGCACACCTGTTCGCGCAGGCGACGGTGTCGCTGTCGGAATTCAGCGCATTGCTGGGCAATATCTACCAGGGCCCGATGGAGCAGGTGCCATGGGGCAAGGCGCTGGAGCAGATCCGGCGCCAGCTCAATGCCAATTACGCCACGCTGATCCTGCGCTCGCCGGCCACCGATCGTCCCGGGCTGATGATCAACGCGTCCGAGCATGGCTCGACCCTGCCGGGCGAGACCTCCTACAACAACTACTACTACGCGCTGGACCCGTTTATCGGGCTGCCGTCGGACCGGGTGGTGACCATCGACGAGCACGTCGGGCCCGGCATGTGGTGCAAGAGCGAGCTGTACCTGCAGTTCCTCAAGGATGTCGGCATCCGCTACATCCTGGGTGCCGACCTGCGCACCGACGACGGCGTGGAATGCCGCTTCCGCGTCTGCCGCGACCATGACGGCCCCGACTTCTCCGCCGCGGACAAGGCGCTGTGCACCTCGCTGCTGCCGCACCTGAAGCGCGCGGTGGACCTGCACTCGCGTCTCGACGTGGTCGAGTCGGAACGTACCGTCTATGCCAGCGCCATCGACCGCATGCTGGTCGGCATGGTGATCCTGGACGAGTCGGGCGCCATCATCAAGACCAATGCCGCCGCCGATGAAATCCTCGGCGCCAAGGATGGCATTCGTGTCGCCAAGGGCGGGCTTGACGTCGAGTACGGCCAGGAGAACCGCAAGTTCCAGCGTTTGCTGCGCCAGGCCATGATGGGCCACCTCGGCACAGCGCCGGCGCTGATGGAGGCGATGTCGATCACGCGCCCGTCGGGCAGCGCCAGGCTGGGCGTGCTGATCCGCACTATCCCGCTGAGCGAGTGGTCCGAGGACAACCGCAAGCGCCCCGCCTGCGTGGTGTTTATCCGCGACCCCGAACGCCGTTCGCAGGCCTCGCACGAGGTGGTGCGCCAGCTGTTCGACTTCACCCCGGCCGAGACGCAGCTGGCGCTGCAGCTGGCCAACGGGCTCACGCTCGATGAAGCCGCGGACGAACTCGGCATCAGCAAGAACACCGCGCGCGCGCACCTGCGCGCGATCTTCTCCAAGACCGGCGTGACCCGCCAGGCCACGCTGGTGCGCATGCTGCTGAGCAGCGTGATCTCGCTCGGCTAG
- a CDS encoding FAD-dependent oxidoreductase: MSQSRARMQPGEFDVVVVGSGAGGMLAACRAADRGLSVVVLEKSSQYGGTSAVSGGGIWIPLNHHIEPAGGQDDYASALEYVLACTGEHGDPQRIRAYLEQAPRMLQYLEQQAGVRYYTLPRYADYFQKLPGAMPGYRALDPMPFDGARLREEFDRLRPPSPGTLVGGRVAVTSGEAHALLCRSPGWFGLALREFARYWLDLGWRRKTRRDRRLTLGNSLVGGLRRAMMDRAIPLWLDTALQDLIVEDGAVRGVRAVQDGRVVEIRALRGVILAAGGFERNQAMREQYLPQPTRAAWSATPPNNTGDAIRAAQAAGAGVALMSHVWGAPTLQVQGEEKQRALFIERAMPGCLVVNGQGRRFVNEAAPYSEFVPAMYRDHQQSGCSVPAWMVFDATFRHKYPCGPILPGSVMPDRSIPASLSGILVRADSLAQLAQKIGVDAEGLAGSVARMNDYAATGVDAEFGKGDNLFDTYYSDPAVRPNPCLAPIGKAPFYAVRLDAGDIGTKGGLVTDASARVLRDDGSAIAGLFAIGNTSASMMGTSYPGAGSTLGPAMTFGMIAADVISQHARQPAATHPAQPVQEAL; this comes from the coding sequence ATGAGCCAGAGCAGAGCGCGCATGCAGCCCGGCGAATTTGACGTGGTGGTGGTCGGCTCCGGCGCCGGCGGCATGCTGGCCGCCTGCCGCGCCGCCGACCGCGGCCTGTCGGTAGTGGTGCTGGAGAAGAGCAGCCAGTACGGCGGCACCTCGGCGGTGTCCGGCGGTGGTATCTGGATTCCGCTGAATCACCATATCGAGCCGGCGGGCGGGCAGGACGACTACGCCAGTGCGCTGGAATACGTGCTCGCCTGCACCGGCGAGCACGGCGACCCGCAGCGCATCCGCGCCTACCTGGAGCAGGCGCCGCGCATGCTGCAGTACCTGGAGCAGCAGGCCGGCGTGCGCTACTACACCCTGCCGCGCTACGCCGACTACTTCCAGAAGCTGCCGGGGGCGATGCCGGGCTACCGCGCGCTCGACCCGATGCCGTTCGACGGCGCGCGGCTGCGCGAAGAGTTCGACCGGCTGCGGCCGCCGTCGCCCGGCACGCTGGTGGGCGGGCGCGTGGCCGTGACCTCGGGCGAGGCGCACGCGCTGCTGTGCCGCTCGCCCGGCTGGTTCGGGCTGGCGCTGCGCGAGTTCGCCCGCTACTGGCTCGACCTGGGCTGGCGCCGCAAGACCCGGCGCGATCGCCGCCTCACGCTCGGCAACAGCCTGGTCGGCGGCCTGCGGCGCGCGATGATGGATCGTGCGATCCCGCTGTGGCTCGATACCGCGCTGCAGGACCTGATCGTCGAGGACGGCGCCGTGCGCGGCGTGCGCGCCGTGCAGGACGGCCGCGTGGTCGAGATCCGCGCGCTGCGCGGCGTGATCCTGGCCGCGGGCGGCTTCGAGCGCAACCAGGCCATGCGCGAACAATACCTGCCGCAGCCGACCCGGGCCGCCTGGAGCGCGACGCCGCCGAACAATACCGGCGACGCCATCCGCGCCGCGCAGGCGGCCGGCGCCGGCGTGGCGCTGATGTCGCACGTGTGGGGCGCGCCCACGCTGCAGGTGCAGGGCGAAGAGAAGCAGCGCGCGCTGTTTATCGAGCGCGCCATGCCGGGCTGCCTGGTGGTGAACGGGCAGGGCCGGCGCTTCGTCAACGAGGCCGCGCCGTACTCCGAGTTCGTGCCGGCGATGTACCGCGACCACCAGCAGAGCGGATGCAGCGTGCCGGCCTGGATGGTGTTCGATGCCACCTTCCGCCACAAATACCCGTGCGGGCCGATCCTGCCGGGCTCGGTGATGCCGGACCGCAGCATCCCGGCCAGCCTGTCCGGCATCCTGGTGCGCGCCGACTCGCTGGCGCAGCTGGCGCAGAAGATCGGCGTGGATGCCGAGGGCCTGGCCGGCAGCGTCGCGCGCATGAACGACTACGCCGCCACCGGCGTGGACGCCGAGTTCGGCAAGGGCGACAACCTGTTCGACACCTACTACAGCGACCCCGCGGTGCGGCCCAACCCCTGCCTCGCGCCGATCGGCAAGGCGCCGTTCTACGCGGTGCGGCTCGATGCCGGCGATATCGGCACCAAGGGCGGCCTGGTCACCGACGCCAGCGCACGCGTGCTGCGCGATGACGGCAGCGCCATCGCCGGCCTGTTCGCGATCGGCAATACCAGCGCCTCGATGATGGGCACCAGCTATCCCGGTGCCGGCTCCACGCTGGGCCCGGCGATGACCTTCGGCATGATCGCCGCGGACGTGATTTCGCAGCATGCGCGGCAGCCCGCCGCCACGCACCCCGCTCAACCTGTACAGGAGGCTCTATGA
- a CDS encoding 3,4-dihydroxy-2-butanone-4-phosphate synthase: MSPATVLAPMAEVLAALAAGQRVVVLEDETAEATGCVLVAAERATEADVNFMAAEARGLVCMAITEARRALLQLPPMAAGQRQRERYTVSIEAASGVSTGISAADRALTLRVAAAPRARPPDLVQPGHIFPVVAQPDGVLRRAGFAEACSDLPRLAGRVAAGAYALVLDDDGELLRGSALLAFAQRHGLPGVSVSGLIHHRLLTEGTLRRSCSTELATPFGRFTVHAYHDAPVDALHLALVLGQPDPHTPVLTRVQAVEMQRDVLAFGTPAQPAWNLERSLERIGAEGCGVLVLLDERESPQQRLERLAAPAAAAPAPAFAQRALGVGAQILRDVGAHKLRLLSHPVPYRAVTGFELEVTEFVPPR, translated from the coding sequence ATGAGCCCCGCTACCGTCCTGGCGCCGATGGCCGAGGTGCTGGCAGCGCTCGCCGCCGGCCAGCGCGTGGTGGTGCTGGAGGACGAGACCGCCGAAGCCACCGGCTGCGTGCTGGTGGCCGCCGAGCGCGCCACCGAGGCCGATGTCAACTTCATGGCGGCCGAGGCGCGCGGGCTGGTCTGCATGGCCATCACCGAGGCCCGCCGCGCGCTGCTGCAGCTGCCGCCGATGGCCGCCGGCCAGCGCCAGCGCGAGCGCTACACCGTGTCAATCGAGGCGGCCAGCGGCGTCAGCACCGGCATCTCGGCCGCCGACCGCGCGCTGACGCTGCGCGTGGCGGCCGCGCCGCGCGCCCGCCCGCCCGACCTGGTCCAGCCCGGCCATATCTTCCCGGTGGTGGCGCAGCCGGACGGCGTGCTGCGCCGCGCGGGTTTTGCCGAAGCGTGCTCCGACCTGCCCCGGCTGGCCGGACGCGTCGCCGCCGGGGCCTATGCGCTGGTGCTAGACGACGACGGCGAACTGCTGCGCGGATCCGCCCTGCTGGCCTTCGCCCAGCGCCACGGCCTGCCGGGGGTTTCCGTCAGCGGCCTGATCCACCACCGGCTGCTGACCGAGGGCACGCTGCGCCGGTCCTGCTCGACCGAACTGGCCACGCCGTTCGGGCGCTTCACCGTGCACGCCTACCATGACGCGCCGGTGGACGCGCTGCACCTGGCGCTGGTGCTGGGCCAGCCCGACCCGCACACCCCCGTGCTGACGCGCGTGCAGGCAGTGGAGATGCAGCGCGACGTGCTGGCCTTCGGCACGCCCGCGCAGCCGGCGTGGAACCTGGAGCGCTCGCTGGAACGGATCGGCGCCGAGGGTTGTGGCGTGCTGGTGCTGCTGGACGAGCGCGAATCGCCGCAGCAGCGGCTGGAGCGGCTGGCCGCGCCCGCCGCCGCGGCGCCCGCGCCCGCCTTCGCGCAGCGCGCGCTCGGCGTCGGCGCGCAGATCCTGCGCGACGTAGGCGCGCACAAGCTACGCCTGCTGAGCCATCCTGTGCCGTATCGCGCCGTTACCGGCTTCGAGCTGGAGGTGACGGAGTTTGTCCCGCCGCGCTGA
- a CDS encoding acetyltransferase, whose amino-acid sequence MTRYFAFNGDADGLCALQQLRLVQPGEAALVTGVKRDIRLLERIDARAGDTVTALDISLEQNRDGLLRLLGAGVRVDYFDHHHAGALPSHAGLRAHIDEGAQVCTSILVDRHLGGRHRRWAVTAAFGDNLGEVARGMAAQLGLDARQTAVLERLGTCLNYNAYGECVADLHCDPGELAQHMLPFADPLDFAAQCATYTLLCQGYEDDMARARRLSPVHEVPGAALLVLPDAPWARRAVGVLANELVRGRPGDAIGLLSPRSGGGFVVSVRVPAHSVTGAADFCRAFDTGGGRRLAGGINHLPDADVERFTRSFADCFGAPLSAAGQTPSPPARSR is encoded by the coding sequence ATGACACGCTACTTTGCCTTCAACGGCGACGCCGACGGCCTGTGCGCGCTGCAGCAGCTGCGCCTGGTGCAGCCGGGCGAGGCCGCGCTGGTTACCGGCGTCAAGCGCGATATCCGCTTGCTCGAGCGCATCGACGCGCGCGCCGGCGATACCGTGACGGCGCTCGACATCTCGCTCGAACAGAACCGCGACGGGCTGCTGCGGCTGCTTGGCGCCGGCGTCCGGGTGGACTACTTCGACCACCACCACGCCGGCGCGCTGCCCTCGCATGCCGGGCTGCGCGCGCATATCGACGAGGGCGCGCAGGTCTGCACCAGCATCCTGGTCGACCGCCACCTGGGCGGGCGCCACCGGCGCTGGGCGGTCACCGCCGCCTTCGGCGACAACCTCGGCGAGGTCGCGCGCGGCATGGCGGCGCAGCTGGGGCTGGACGCGCGCCAGACGGCGGTGCTGGAACGGCTGGGCACCTGCCTGAACTACAACGCGTACGGCGAGTGCGTGGCCGACCTGCATTGCGATCCCGGCGAACTGGCGCAGCACATGCTGCCCTTCGCCGACCCGCTCGACTTCGCCGCGCAGTGCGCCACCTACACGCTGCTGTGCCAGGGCTACGAGGACGACATGGCGCGGGCGCGCCGGCTGTCGCCCGTGCACGAGGTGCCCGGCGCCGCGCTTTTGGTGCTGCCCGACGCGCCGTGGGCGCGGCGCGCGGTCGGCGTGCTGGCCAACGAGCTGGTGCGCGGGCGGCCCGGCGATGCCATCGGCCTGCTGTCGCCCAGGTCCGGCGGCGGCTTCGTGGTCAGCGTGCGGGTGCCGGCGCACAGCGTGACCGGCGCCGCCGACTTCTGCCGCGCCTTCGACACCGGCGGCGGCCGGCGCCTGGCCGGCGGCATCAACCACCTGCCCGACGCCGACGTCGAGCGCTTCACGCGCAGCTTTGCCGACTGCTTCGGCGCGCCACTCAGCGCGGCGGGACAAACTCCGTCACCTCCAGCTCGAAGCCGGTAA
- a CDS encoding acyl-CoA dehydrogenase family protein: MHHDDNPKELAARLIARAEQMIPALAERAARAEADGRIPAETIAEMQAAGLFKVLQPRRHGGYELEPQTFFRIQMALARGCMSTAWVYGVVGVHNWQLALFDERAQQEVWGNDPATMIASTYMPVGKVTPVAGGYRFSGHWKFSSGSELCDWIFLGGLVPPAEPGGAYDYRTFLLPCSDYKIVRNWDVLGLRATGSHDIVVDDVFVPDYRTHRAVDGAMGTSPGLAVNDVPLYRLPFAQIFVRAVCTACIGALEGTLDDFVAYADGRVSSNGGSKTAEDGGAQLACASAQVAIDEMRTILERNFDELLAVARDGGQVDTPRRLHFRYQAAQVAERCAQLANGLLRYAGGNGIYRSNPMVRRFVDLHAARAHYANNMDRFGQNLGGVMMGRANTDFFI; this comes from the coding sequence GTGCATCACGACGACAACCCCAAGGAACTGGCCGCACGCCTGATTGCGCGTGCCGAGCAGATGATCCCGGCGCTGGCCGAACGCGCGGCTCGGGCCGAGGCCGACGGCCGCATTCCCGCCGAAACCATTGCCGAGATGCAGGCCGCGGGCTTGTTCAAGGTGCTGCAGCCGCGCCGCCACGGCGGCTACGAGCTGGAGCCGCAGACCTTCTTCCGCATCCAGATGGCGCTGGCCCGCGGCTGCATGTCCACTGCCTGGGTCTACGGCGTGGTCGGCGTGCACAACTGGCAGCTGGCGCTGTTCGACGAGCGCGCGCAACAGGAAGTATGGGGCAACGATCCCGCCACAATGATCGCCTCGACCTACATGCCGGTGGGCAAGGTCACGCCGGTGGCAGGCGGCTACCGCTTCTCCGGCCACTGGAAGTTCTCCAGCGGCAGCGAGCTGTGCGACTGGATCTTCCTCGGCGGGCTGGTGCCGCCGGCCGAGCCGGGTGGTGCCTATGACTACCGCACCTTCCTGCTGCCGTGCTCGGACTACAAGATCGTGCGCAACTGGGATGTGCTGGGCCTGCGCGCCACCGGCAGCCACGACATCGTGGTCGACGACGTGTTCGTGCCCGACTACCGCACCCATCGCGCCGTCGACGGCGCCATGGGCACCAGCCCCGGGCTGGCGGTCAATGACGTGCCGCTGTACCGGCTGCCGTTCGCGCAGATCTTCGTGCGCGCGGTCTGCACAGCCTGCATCGGCGCGCTCGAAGGCACGCTGGACGACTTCGTTGCCTACGCCGACGGCCGCGTCAGCAGCAACGGCGGCAGCAAGACCGCCGAAGACGGCGGCGCGCAGCTGGCCTGCGCCAGCGCGCAGGTGGCCATCGACGAGATGCGGACCATCCTGGAGCGCAACTTCGACGAGCTGCTGGCGGTGGCGCGCGACGGTGGCCAGGTCGACACGCCGCGCCGCCTGCATTTCCGCTACCAGGCGGCGCAGGTGGCGGAGCGCTGCGCGCAGCTGGCCAACGGCCTGCTGCGCTACGCCGGCGGCAACGGCATCTACCGCAGCAACCCGATGGTGCGCCGCTTCGTCGACCTGCACGCGGCGCGCGCGCACTACGCCAACAACATGGACCGCTTTGGCCAGAACCTGGGCGGCGTGATGATGGGCCGCGCCAACACGGATTTTTTCATCTGA
- a CDS encoding alpha/beta hydrolase, protein MPLDPQARAMLDAMAAMPSPDFATLRAADYRTALAAMPGFAPGDAVAAQQDLSLDGPAGPLQARLYRPDEPNQADGNAALPLVIYFHGGGFVLCGLDSHDNICRGLARRSGALVLSVDYRLAPEARFPAAADDAVAAVRWAAAHAAQLGADPTRLAVAGDSAGGNLAAVACQQLRGSGIALRHQLLLYPWLDCSDGAAASASYRDCAQGYFLGAAELDWYRAQYLATPADADDVRASPLRQRDLHGLPPATIITAEFDPLRDQGEAYGAALQRAGGSATVRRWPGQIHGFASMQGVMEAASHVLDAAAAALRQAFGNDRSQEAA, encoded by the coding sequence ATGCCGCTCGATCCCCAGGCCCGCGCCATGCTTGACGCCATGGCCGCCATGCCCAGCCCCGATTTCGCCACGCTGCGGGCCGCCGACTACCGCACCGCGCTGGCAGCCATGCCCGGCTTCGCGCCCGGCGACGCCGTCGCCGCGCAGCAAGACCTCAGCCTCGACGGCCCGGCCGGTCCGCTGCAGGCGCGCCTGTACCGGCCCGATGAGCCCAACCAGGCCGATGGCAACGCGGCGCTGCCGCTCGTGATCTATTTCCACGGCGGCGGCTTCGTGCTGTGCGGGCTCGATTCGCACGACAACATCTGCCGCGGCCTGGCCCGGCGCAGCGGCGCGCTGGTGCTGTCGGTCGACTACCGGCTCGCGCCCGAGGCCCGCTTCCCCGCCGCGGCCGACGATGCCGTCGCCGCGGTGCGCTGGGCCGCCGCCCATGCGGCGCAACTCGGGGCCGACCCGACCCGGCTGGCCGTCGCCGGCGACAGCGCCGGCGGCAACCTGGCCGCGGTGGCGTGCCAGCAGCTGCGCGGCAGCGGCATCGCGCTGCGGCACCAGCTGCTGCTCTATCCCTGGCTGGACTGCAGCGATGGCGCCGCGGCCAGCGCCAGCTATCGCGACTGCGCGCAGGGCTACTTCCTCGGCGCCGCGGAGCTGGACTGGTATCGCGCCCAGTACCTGGCCACGCCCGCCGACGCCGATGATGTCCGCGCCAGCCCGCTGCGCCAGCGCGACCTGCACGGCCTGCCGCCGGCCACCATCATCACCGCCGAATTCGATCCGCTGCGCGACCAGGGCGAGGCCTACGGCGCGGCGTTGCAACGCGCCGGTGGCAGCGCCACCGTGCGCCGCTGGCCCGGCCAGATCCATGGCTTCGCCAGCATGCAAGGGGTGATGGAGGCCGCCAGCCACGTGCTAGATGCCGCCGCCGCGGCGCTGCGCCAGGCCTTCGGCAACGACCGCAGCCAGGAGGCGGCATGA
- a CDS encoding VOC family protein produces the protein MQARLLLYPVADLDAALPFFTEALGLPLKFRDGGRYCALDAGALTLALVAGEERLVDQPALAFKVDEGVDLAAAMARLVDAGATVAQPAAQGPHETRAVLRTPEGFALVLSAKP, from the coding sequence ATGCAAGCCAGGCTGCTGCTTTACCCCGTTGCGGACCTCGACGCCGCGCTGCCGTTTTTCACCGAAGCCCTGGGACTGCCGCTCAAGTTCCGCGACGGCGGCCGCTATTGCGCGCTCGACGCGGGGGCGCTGACGCTGGCGCTGGTGGCCGGCGAGGAACGGCTGGTGGACCAGCCGGCGCTGGCCTTCAAGGTGGACGAGGGAGTCGATCTTGCCGCGGCGATGGCGCGGCTGGTGGATGCCGGCGCCACGGTGGCGCAGCCCGCGGCGCAGGGTCCGCACGAGACGCGCGCGGTATTGCGCACGCCGGAGGGCTTTGCGCTGGTGCTCAGCGCAAAGCCCTGA
- a CDS encoding SDR family NAD(P)-dependent oxidoreductase — protein MAANPRQQAAVITGAAGGIGLALAHALAAQGYALALADIDAEALEAARAALARDGASVVAVPTDVADARQIAHLCDESFRQLGRVDLLFNNAGVLATGRCWELPPEVFDKVMRVNLWSVLHALRCFVPRMAAQGSGHIVNVASMAGLAVGPWLAPYTLSKQGVVALSEGLALELQAAGLPIKVSVVCPGPVATRIAADLDGAAPQEVHQMNGALRTGIAAGLTADQAARVILDGVSAGQFWILPHAQAAHAALARAQGIAAGSAPSFALQA, from the coding sequence ATGGCGGCAAACCCGCGGCAGCAGGCCGCAGTGATCACCGGCGCAGCCGGCGGCATCGGGCTGGCGCTGGCGCACGCGCTGGCCGCGCAAGGCTATGCGCTGGCGCTGGCCGATATCGACGCCGAAGCGCTCGAAGCCGCACGCGCGGCGCTGGCACGCGACGGCGCGAGCGTCGTCGCCGTGCCCACCGACGTCGCCGACGCGCGGCAGATCGCGCACCTGTGCGACGAAAGCTTCCGGCAGCTGGGCCGCGTCGACCTGCTGTTCAACAACGCCGGCGTGCTCGCCACCGGACGCTGCTGGGAACTGCCGCCCGAAGTGTTCGACAAGGTCATGCGCGTCAACCTGTGGAGCGTGCTGCATGCGCTGCGCTGTTTCGTGCCGCGTATGGCGGCGCAGGGCTCGGGGCATATCGTCAACGTAGCGTCGATGGCGGGCCTCGCGGTGGGGCCCTGGCTGGCGCCCTACACCCTGTCCAAGCAGGGCGTGGTGGCGCTGAGCGAAGGGCTGGCGCTGGAGCTGCAGGCGGCGGGCCTGCCGATCAAGGTGTCGGTGGTCTGCCCCGGCCCGGTTGCCACCCGCATCGCGGCGGACCTGGACGGCGCCGCGCCGCAAGAGGTGCACCAGATGAACGGCGCGCTGCGCACGGGCATCGCCGCAGGCCTGACCGCAGACCAGGCCGCGCGCGTGATCCTGGATGGCGTCTCGGCCGGCCAGTTCTGGATCCTGCCGCACGCGCAGGCCGCGCACGCGGCGCTGGCGCGCGCGCAGGGCATTGCCGCCGGCAGCGCGCCGTCGTTCGCGTTGCAGGCCTGA